The genomic interval TCTGCTTCGCAGCCTCCAACACTTGTTCCTGTAACAGTATAAGTAGTTGTTCCTAAAGTTGGTATAAAAGAAACACCATTCGTAACTCCATTATCCCAATCATATGTTGCAGCACCTGAACCATTCAATGTAATTGACTCACCATTACAAATATTCAAATTTGGTCCAGCACTAACATTTGGAGTATTATTTACAAAAATAGTTACCTGATCTGTTGCTGTACAACCGTTGCTTCCAGTTCCTGTTACTTCAAAAGTCGTTTGATTCGAAATTGGAAAGCTTGTACCATTCGTAACTCCGCCTGTCCATACATAAGATGCAGCACCAGAACCAAATAAAGTAACCATCGTACCTTCACACACGGTTTGGTCGACTCCTGCAGAAACATTTGGTGCAGATTGAACAGTTACCAAAATACTAGTCGCTGGAGAAACGCACCCATTTCCATCAGTGTAAGTCAACATATATGTATTCGTTGATGTAACATTGATACTTTGAGCGTTCGCACTTGTTGACCAAGTATTGCCTATTGCCTGAGAAGAAGTTAAAATAACTGAACCACCAGCACAAAATGTTGTTGGTCCGTTTGGTGTGATAATTGGTGCATTTGGAACGGAACCTACCGTTACGTTTACTGGTGTTGAAGTTGCAGAACACGCTCCTCCTGTTGAATGGGTAACAGTATAAGTTCCAGCCGTAGAAACTGTTATACTTTGATTGGTAGACCCATTTGACCAGGAATTTCCAGATACTGCCGAAGAAGTCAAGGTAACAGACCCTGTTCCACAAATTGCTGTTGATCCACTACTAGTAATGGTTGGTACCGCAGGAGCCGAAGCTACTGTAACAATTTGGCTTGCTGTAGCCGAACATCCAGATCCGTTATCCGCTGTAACAGTATATGTAGCAGTATTTCCAGGAGTAAATGCGACACCATTCGAAACACCATTATTCCAAGAAATATTTTGTCCACCAGAAGCCGTCAATGTTACACTTTGCCCCAAACAAATCGCGTTTGAAGAAGCATTAATCACCAAATTAACTCCAGTTGTTGTTACATTAAATGTTCCCGAATAGTTAAACTGACCATCATTTGCGGTCAACGTAATCTGAGCGGTTCCCGTGGTATTATTTCCTAAATTAGAAATGCTGACACCGTATGTCCCACTTCCAAGATTGGTAATTGAAATATCTGAATTATCGACCACATTCTGATCATTACTTGAAGCAGTAACCGCAGTAATTACTGAACCAACATTTGTAATAATCGCATTTACACCACTCATTCCAGTTGATTTACAAAAACTCTGAGCTGAAGGCATAGTCATTATTGCATCATTGTCTTTGTTTACAATTGCCTGATTCTTATCTGCTAATCCAGCATAAGTTGCATCGGCACTCCCAGTAGTAGAGGCTACCAAATTAAACGTGATATCTCCATCATCAGCAGTATCATCAACACCCGTAACTATAACATTTTGTGGTACATTCCAATTCGAAGTCGTAAAGGTTAATTGATTCGTACTAATTGTCCCTTCCGTTAAATCTGACGAACTTAAATTTACAGTAACGTTCGCCGTTGGTTGAGTTGCCAAAGCCACTCCAATAGTTATTGTAGTTCCTGTTTCGTTCACCACATAAGTTCCTGCATTACTGAAAGAAACTGATGGAAAAGCTACTGCATTGTATGCTCTAGAGTAAATTCCTCTGGCATCACCTTGGAATCCATTTCCAGACCAACATCCAACAAATCCTCCATTTGGCAATTTAGCTACGCTCACATATTCCTGCTCGCCAGCTAATGTACTATTCATTCGTAAAAGTCCGCTGTTGCTTGCATTGTAATTGGATCCATAAATAACATATGCCTCATTGTCATTAGGATTCGTATAACTTCCTGTTCGAATAGACTTAGAGATTAAAAAATCTCCATTATCATACAAATGTCCTTCAATATAATCGTACCAATCGTTGGTGGTTACTACGGGAAGTAATACCGCATTATTGACAATTGCTGAACCAGTATTTGCTAAAATCCATAATCGCATGTATCGTTGTGAACTCGTTGTACCGTGTGTTGTTGTAACGATAACTTCTCCATTATTGTTCCCACTAGCATCCAAATCGTTACCAACATTGTATTCTGAACCAGTTGACCATAACGCATATTCTGGTGCTTCAGCCAAATAAGAACTACTGAATGTTTTACGCATCACTCTACGATCAAACGTACAACAGCCAGATGTATTGATATACAAATGATAAATTGCTGTCATTCGTCCGTTTGGATGATAAACGATATTTGGCTCGTCATAAGAAGCCGAAGATCCTGTAATTTCAGAAACTAAAACCTCTGTATTAATCCAATTATTTGTTGAAAGATTGTATCCGCGCAAATACAACTGATTATTCGAAGATTTACTATATAGGAATGACAGAGAATCACCCTTTGGAGATAGGTCATATTTTAATAGTGATCCTGGAACGGTTGTTTCAGCACTCACCACATTCAACTCATCCAAAATCAAAAATTTCAATGTGGGGCCAGATGTCTCAATGAATGAAATAATATACTTACCGTTTTTCCAATATTCAATATTGATCGACTTTGAATTATCTGTATTAATTGTTAATTCTGAAGTAATTGGGCTATGAGAACTATCGTATCTTCTAGCCATGATAGTTCCAGAAGTTTCAGCAGTTGTCCAAATAATCACATAACCACCGCTAGGATCTGCAGCTATTTGGCTATTAAATTGACTGGTGGGAATATCTGTATTCACTAATTGCTCTAGTGAAACAGGGGTTAATGTTTGTCCCCATGATACCATAAAAGAGATGGTAAAAAGGCATGTTAATACTACTAATTTCATTGAATTCTTATTAAACTTTGGTCAAAATTAGGCATTTCAACAGGCCTCAAAGACTTTTTTGACGGGACAAAACGGGACAATTTCACAAGCGCAAAAAGATGATTTCAAAACTAACTGATTAACAGATTTTTAATTTTTCAGGAAATTAATAAGCGTGCTGGATCACACTATTCAAAATGTGACACGAACTAGTAATGAAGTATTCTTAAAATACTTACGAGCCGTATTCTCAGCGGATTTTTCATGGGAATAGTCATTGGATTGCTTGTTATATTTGCTTCCTCTGAACAGAAGCTTGAAACGGGCAACTAATGGAAAAAAGCACCCGTCGATTGACAGATGCCTTTTCTTTTGTGAGTGGACAGGATTCGAACCTGTGTCTGCCGGGTTTGCATCCCGCTGTTTTTCCACTAAACCACCACTCCCATGCAGATCAGGGTAGACAGGATTCGAACCTGTGTCTCCTGTTTGTTGGCAGGCGTACTTCCTATTGTACTAATACCCCGATCATTTCCTTGTTTCCGAATGTTTTACCAGTCGGAAACCTTATAATCTTTTAGCAATACACCATAAAAATACGTTTTTTCAATCCCTCTGCAAATCGGGTGAAAAATCCTGCTGGCTCCATCAACGGAATCCAATGGTGGAATGTAGCCTCTTTCAAATTGTTTTTTTCGTAAACTTTCCACCGCACCTGTAGAAATCCACCCCACATCTACACAGGACATGTAAATCCCGGCTTCTGCAAATTCCTGGGCGCTGGTTCGCGTCAACATGTTTAGAGCTGCTTTAGTCATGTTGGTATGCGGATGATACTTCGTTTTGTTGGAATAACTAAACAAGCCTTCCGAAGAAGTTACATTCACAATAAATTTTTCGGCAAATGACGAACGCAGGAAAAAGGGTTTCAGCTCTTTGATCAGCATATATGGCGCAATTTGGTTAATCAGATTCACCTCCAGTAATTCGCGGGTAGGAATTTCTTCCAGCAACGAATTCCAACTGTTCTTTTCCCGCATATCCACTGGCTGACCAAAGCGGTTTAATGGGATTGAATCCTGCTTGAATTCCGCATATTCAAGCAATTTTGCCTCATTCGAAACGGGTGTTCGGTTTTCGATCAGATTTTTTAAGGCTCCCAGTTCTTTCTTTGCTTTTTCTTCCCCGGAAATAACCGGAGCATAATAGTCTAATGGGTAATGAATTGTCTGAGCAGCATTATTGATCAGGATATCCAGGGTATCAAACCTAGAAGCGTAATAGGCAATAAACTCCTGGATTGCATGCAGATTTCTTAAGTCCAACCCGTAAACTGTCAGCCGGTCTTTCCACTCTTTATAATCACTTTCTTCCCGGAACTGACTTAAGGCTAGTGCCGGAAAACGAGTGGTTAAAACAACTTCTGCCTTATTACGCAGCATTTTCAGAGCTGTGGCATAGCCCACTTTCACACGACCACCTGTCAAAATCACTTTTCTAGCTGTCAGATCAGATTCTTCAAATCGCCGCATGTAATTTTCAATGGAACAATCCGGACACAAACGGGCATAAAAGAAATGTGCCAGATCATAAGTGGTATTGCAGCAATAACAATTACGCGGGATTTCCAGCCTGGTAAATTGCTGCTTTTCCCGGAAATCAGAATCCCCGAAAAAAGTGGTTGCAGCAAGTGCCTGTTGATTGACAACTGTGTTGCTTATCACTTCCCAATCTTTTTCTCTTTTGCCGGCCAGGTTTTCGCTGCGCTTATTTTTCTTTACCTGTTTGTGGATCTTGGTAATCAAACCTGCCAATAACCGATTATCCGGATTATTAAATGGATCATCCTTCAAGGCAGACAATACTTTGATACATTTTTCCCACTCTTCTTGGGTAAACTGAGTATTCCTCTCGTTTTCCATCCTTTATTAATCCGTTAAATCAATGATATTCGGAGCTGACTGCTTTCCGACAATATATTTCAAAAAATTGAAATTCCAGGTACTATTATCGAGAATCCAGGCATCAGAGCTAACTGAAATCTTATTTTCATTCACAATATCTGCATCCGTTTGAAAAGTCAAACTGACCTGCCAATCGTTGCCTTTTTCCATAGCCATTTCTTCAATCAATTTCTTCAGCTTGCCGCTATTGGAAACCGGTTTATCAAAATACCAATGCAACTTTTTGATCTTTGTACTTTCATAAAACTCCCCAACTAATTCAATCGCTCTGGAAGTCTGGGTCACTTTTTTATACGATCCGTGTACACTTGAAAGATCCCGGTAAAATCCATCTGCACCTTTAAACAAATAGGCACCAGAGAGAAAGCTTTCTAATAATATCAGGACATTAAATCCGTCAATGACTACCTCCTCATTTTCCAATGCTTCGTACTGAAGACTTCGCGCTTTCCGTTTTGCGACCTGTTCAGCCGATGCAGCCATTCCCTGAACAGCTTTTTGCTGTCTGACATTCAGTTTGTAGCGATTACCTATTAAAGCCAATGCAGATTTCTGAGCATATCCTCTTCCCATCAAATGACCGAGGTCTTCCACAGCGTCTTTCAATTTCAGGTGTACCGTTTCAGAACCAAATAGTTTGTCGTCCGAAGGTTCTTTTCCGCGATTTGTCTGCCCCATTTATATGAATTAGAGGTGAAAAGTAAAAATAATTGAATCCATTCAGATACTAATCCTATTTTTTTAACTAGAAGGGATAAGTACAATATTATCCACCACCTACCAGAGTAATATATTGATTGCAAACAAAAAATCCCCGATCCCGTAAGCTCGGGATCGGGGATTTCAACTATTACTAGTGCCAATTACACATTAAATCTAAAGTGCATGATATCTCCATCCTGCACAATGTATTCTTTTCCTTCGACCTTAAATTTACCTGCTTCTTTTACTGCAGCTTCCGAACCTAAAGTAGTGTAATCGTTATATTTCATTACTTCCGCGCGAATGAATCCTTTTTCAAAATCTGTGTGGATTACTCCGGCTGCTTGTGGAGCAGTAGCTCCAACATGAACTGTCCAAGCTCTTACTTCTTTTACTCCAGCAGTAAAATATGTTTGAAGATTCAATAAAGAATATGCAGTACGAATCAAACGGTTCACGCCTGGTTCTTCCAAACCAAGTTCTTCTAAGAACATTTGACGCTCTTCATACGTTTCCAATTCTGTGATATCTGCTTCGATTTTTGCTCCAACGATTAAAATTTGAGCATTTTCATCTTTCACAGCTTCGCGAACTGCTTCTACATGTGCGTTTCCTGTTTTCACCGCAGATTCCTCCACGTTACAAACATACATGACAGGCTTCGATGTAATTAACTGGAATTTCTGAACGATTTCCAATTCTTTCTCATCAAAACTCATGGAACGAACAGATTTTCCTTGTTCCAAAACAGCTTTAATCGCTACCGCTAAATCATTTTCCTTGATAATCTCTTTATCTCCCGATTTCAAGTTACGAGCTAAAGATTGAATACGCTTTTCAATCGATTCCAAATCTTTCAACTGCAATTCGATATCGATGATTTCCTTATCACTTACAGGATCTACACGACCGTCAACGTGAATAATGTTTCCATCTTCAAAGCAACGAAGTACGTGCAAAATAGCATCAGTTTCACGGATGTTTGCTAAAAATTGATTACCAAGTCCCTCTCCTTTTGAAGCTCCTTTTACCAAACCTGCAATATCTACAATTTCCATCGTTGTTGGCACTACTCTCTCCGGATTCACCATCGATTCCAATTTCTCCAAACGCGGATCCGGAACAGAAATAGTTCCCACGTTTGGTTCAATCGTACAGAAAGGAAAATTCGCAGATTGCGCTTTAGCGTTAGATAAACAATTAAACAAGGTTGACTTCCCTACATTCGGTAAACCAACTATTCCGCATTTCAATGCCATAGATTTTTTTTTTGCAAAGATAATTTATAATTGCAAATGATTTCACAGAAAGTATGTTTGCGTAAATATGGTTATTCCATCACTGCTTTAAACGTTTGTTTTAAATCCAATCCAACACGGAATAAATAAATACCTCGCGATAAATTACTCATATCCACAGGTGTGTTTTCTGAATCAATCCTTCCTGTCAGCATCAACTTTCCCGTATGGTCATACACAAAGTAGTCAGCACCCAATTGGCTTATCCCGGTTTGAATGGTAACTTGACTTTTTATAGGATTGGGAAATAAAGAAAATGCATCTGCAATTTCAGATCTATTGGACAATCCGTTGGTCGTTCCGAAGCTTAGTAAACACGTATCAATATTAAAGGCGTCTATACCATAAACAAAAACTACAGTTAAAGGTTCACAAGCCAAAGATCCACTTAACGTAACTTGATAATCATTTGTAGTTTGTCCAATCTGAGCAAAGAAAGACATTCCACCTGTTGCAACTGTATCACCATTACAGTCAAGCACAGCAGAAACATAAGGGTAATTAACATGACTAGTTGAGGGTTCAGAAAATTGAATGCTAACGCTGTACAGACTTGAATCCGAAGGATCTGGATTTATTCCCGAAATTGTAAAATCAGCGCATGAAATAGATTGGGCCATTAATGTGCAGGAGAAGCTTATAATTGTAAATACTGAAAGTAATAATGATTTCGTTTTCATAATCTTTTTTTAATTTTAAACGAAGGAAATTCTTCGGCTTTCCTATTTTGCCTTTTTGTTAAGACAAAGGTATATCCGTTCATCTGCACAGATGTTATAAAAAACCGGTAATTACTTATGAATATGCGCCAACTGTTTTTCAAAGAAGATCTTAGGCATGTAGCTGGACCCGTGTTATGAGAGTGGTCGATGCACAAAGCTCCAAGTTAAGCACCCTTTCGGAAAATACTGCGCATTTAAAATTATTTGTTATACTTAATTATTTTAGAAAGCATTCCTTCATCTCAAATATTAAGTTAATCATTTCAATATAATCTTTTCGATGTTGATCAAAATCCATTGAAATTGTGATAGGAATAGCATTTTTTGGGAACGTTGGATTATTTCTTATTGCGTATTCATTGAACATAGTGATTTGATCAAACCATAATTTGCAATCTACTAATGATTTGAATATGAGGTTTTCAGAAAGTGATTCAATTTTTTTCAATTTTGATGATTCTAACTTGTTTGAATATCTAGAAACAATCTTTTCTAGTTCATGATATCCTCTTTTCATTCCGAAATCTACTTGTTCTGCTAAATTCCCCATTGAAGTCCCTGTATAGGGATCTGGTATTCTAAAATCCACTTCGAAAAAATTTCTTGCAATTTTCTCCGACACATACTTATTCCTTTCAGGATTGCTAATATTAAATCTGTCAGGATGATTAATTAGAATAAGATCGATATAGTATAAAAATGATTCTGCTGATTTTATCATTTTAGAACAAACAATTTCACGAATTGCACTTTTCTCTTTTTCTTCCTTTAGTTTTATCCAAATTCGATGGATCATATAAACTAATGATAATCCAATTCCAACAAGTAATAATATTTTAATTTCATGTTTTGTCTCCAACATTAAAGAACGAATTATCGTCACCATTGAAATAATGGTAATAATAAATTCAATCCCTATTAGTTTGAGTTTCTTGAGCATGGTTTATTGCGTATAACGTTTCTCAACTAGGAGACGCGGGCCTCTCGGTTGTGGTTGTTTAGCCCGTGGCTTTTAGTTGATGTTATAAACCTAAATTAATTCAAAATAGATAAATATCAAGCTTGAAGATATTATTGTTGCAATCGCCAAATACCGCTCAATTTTTATCGAATTACCTTTATTATTTTTTAAGTTAATTATTGAAACAATTACAGCAATTATTAAACTAACTAATCCGATAGGAATTCCCGAAAGGTCCATACCAACATGTACCATTTTTCCATCAAGCTCCGTCAACCCTCTATTCGGATTAATCCAATTCCACAAAAGATAAATTGATTGAAAAACAAAGCAATACGTAAAAATCATAAGGAGTATAAAATTGAATGCTCGGAATAAAACACTCCCCTCCAATTTACTTAATATCAATATTATAATTGCAATTGAAATAACTACAAGTTGGGGCATCTCTTTTAAATGAGTCTGCATTATCAGGTATGAAATTAATAATAGCCCGTAGAATATGTATTTAGAAACGTCTTTGATCAAAGCTCTGTTCTTATATGGTTTATAACGTTTGGCGCTTTTGATTATTTGCTGTTAGCTGTAGTGTATAAATCATCTGAATCCATTAATAAAAAGATCAAAAAAAGTTTTAGTTCTCAAATTGTATCTTACATTAAAATAATAATGCCACCCATCATAAACCAGAACATGATTACCCTTCCAAAATCCTTGTTCTTTTATTTTGTTATCAAAGAAACAATTAATATAAATTATTGAATCTCCTTTTCCAATAACATAACCTAAGTACTGTTTGGTATAGCAATTTAGACTATCTGAGATAAAAATATCCTTGTTTGTCATGAATGATTTAAGTTCTTTTTCAATTTGTATGATCGATTCTAATTCGGGCACAAATCTCATTGAATTTTGACTTTTCGCAAATATTCTCAACGGATCAATTTCAATGGTCTTTAAACTATCCATTTTCTGACGAATTTTAAAATTATTACCATAAATCACCCCTTCAAAACTATCTGTTTTAAAAACTAAATTGCTATCTGGAAAGGTTAACTCAGTTGTAATTTGTCCATTTGTTATGAAACAAACAATTAAAATTGAAAAAGTGGCAGTTAAAATTTTATTCATGGGTAGTTCTTTCTATTACAGCTAACGTTTTCCAAATAGGCAAAGGCGCCTAACAAATGTAGCACTTTTGGCGCTTTTGCTTATTTGGTGTTATGTACAGTTTAAAATTCATAACCAATTCTAAATTGTGGAACGACTCTACTGAATCCAAATTGGCTGTATTTATTTGTTACCTCATATTCAGTGTCATAATCTCCCCCTCCAGTATTTCCTAGAACATCTTTACCCGTTGAATGAATATTAGATGCTTTATTAAAGCTAGTATAAAGTAAGTATTCTGAAATTTCTAATCCCACATTTAATTTATTTGTCAATTTATAGTAAACTCCAATACCTAAACCTAAACCTGTAGCGAAGCCCGCACTTATTTTTTGATTTTCTGTCCAAATATAATCTGTCGGGTAATCAGAGTTTGTTCTATTATAATAGTTGTTCGTCCCTTTTCCATAATAGACAAATGGAATTTCTGATTTTAATCGAATCCTAAGACTTTTAAAATTTTCGTCTTTACAAAATGTGATACTTGTCAAATAATGAGTTTGCTTATAATCAAATGTCTCTTTAACAAAATAATGTGCTCCACCATTGTAATCATACTCATTTTTTTCATTCACTGATCTTGTGACAAGCCCCAAATTTATTCCAAGCGAAAAATCGTTTATTTTCCTTTGATAACTGAATGAATACCCCAGTGAAAGATATTTTCGTGAATAATTAACTGATGGTGTCAGTAACCATTCATCCGTAAAATATTGTTTCATTGAATTTGTCATTATTGGAGAAAAAACGCCAATAGAGATTTCATTTTTTTGGCACATTGCTAATAAACCAAAAATCGTAAAGGTTAATGTTAGTGTAGTGTTCTTCATAATTGTACATAACGTTTTGGAGCTTTGCTTCGGCCGTTTTGGAACCGTTGTCTACCGAAATGTTTAAATAAAGATACAATGTTGCTAGGCATTTGCAAAGAAAAAATAAAGAAATTGTCTACCGCTTTTGCAAATGCTTTGGTGTCTGCAAGGCTGGGGCAAAGGTGCTGTTAGCGGTAGTTTTATTTTTCGACAAATTTCACAAGATTATACATTACGGGTTTATTCTCCATGGATTCACCATCAACTACCTTGTAGTTTCCTTCAGCGTCAACGATAACAACAGACCCACTATTTTTCAACAAATAACGGATATCTAGTTTAGGAATCACTATTTTCTGGGATGGACCTTTGGTTGGTTCAAAAATAAAAGGGATAAACCGTGTAATATAATTAACTCTATCCTTATTTAAAGATTGTTTAAATTCTAATTTCACATATATGTCAGGACATTTAATTATCATTGGTTTGTAACCGATTGTGGAGCAGAAATAGCTCAAATTATATTGTCCGATTTTCGCATTTTCCATTTCCCAACCTTGACACATTGTCGATATTGATTTTTGATTAACAAAAAAATCTACGGAAACAAGAGTATCTTTATTATTAAGTTCAATGTTCTCAAATTCGAAAGTTATACTATATCCCCAAAAAAAACCATCTTGAGCGACAAGATTTGAGGTGTGTAATATTGTAAAAAGGCTAATGATTAAATAAAGTTTAGTCATCTTTTATTAATTTTAGTTAACTTATTGCTAATTGATAGGTTCTCTTTAAACCTTTCTTTATACAGTTCATCATCTGAAGCAATAGTAACATTATACTTTGCATAGACACCACCGTTGCTTGCTGCATCTGATACCCATTCTTTAGTAATCATTATGTTGTTGTTTTTTAATGTAAAGTTTATTTCTGTTGGAACGTTTTCACGATATGAACCAATATGATGCCCTGTTATTAGATAAAACAGCTGTATGTTTTCAATTGTTTCCTTGCAAGGAAAACGATTATTCTTGTTGAGAGAATCGGCACACGAGTATTCCCTTGATTCAAAGGTTCTGTAAGAAAAAATGAGTGTTGGAAATTTTGTTCCAACCACATATTCATTGTTTCCGAAAATCGTTATTGTATTGTTTGATTTATATATACTATAATTTATTGAGTTGAATTGCTGCCCTAATGTTTCATAGAAAAAAACATTAATGCTGTCAATATTTATTCTCGTGTCGAATTTAATAGTCAAATTAAAATTGTCTTCTCCGGTGGCTTGACCAAAGCTAATTAATGAAAGCCATTAGAAATTCACCTACAAGCATAACAATAATGTGATAAATTAAGAAGTCGATACGAAAATAAAATACAATTGCTGCAAAAATTACAATTGAAATAAGTTCTAAAATTACATTTCGTTTATAGTTT from Fluviicola taffensis DSM 16823 carries:
- a CDS encoding SDR family NAD(P)-dependent oxidoreductase → MENERNTQFTQEEWEKCIKVLSALKDDPFNNPDNRLLAGLITKIHKQVKKNKRSENLAGKREKDWEVISNTVVNQQALAATTFFGDSDFREKQQFTRLEIPRNCYCCNTTYDLAHFFYARLCPDCSIENYMRRFEESDLTARKVILTGGRVKVGYATALKMLRNKAEVVLTTRFPALALSQFREESDYKEWKDRLTVYGLDLRNLHAIQEFIAYYASRFDTLDILINNAAQTIHYPLDYYAPVISGEEKAKKELGALKNLIENRTPVSNEAKLLEYAEFKQDSIPLNRFGQPVDMREKNSWNSLLEEIPTRELLEVNLINQIAPYMLIKELKPFFLRSSFAEKFIVNVTSSEGLFSYSNKTKYHPHTNMTKAALNMLTRTSAQEFAEAGIYMSCVDVGWISTGAVESLRKKQFERGYIPPLDSVDGASRIFHPICRGIEKTYFYGVLLKDYKVSDW
- a CDS encoding T9SS type A sorting domain-containing protein, whose amino-acid sequence is MKTKSLLLSVFTIISFSCTLMAQSISCADFTISGINPDPSDSSLYSVSIQFSEPSTSHVNYPYVSAVLDCNGDTVATGGMSFFAQIGQTTNDYQVTLSGSLACEPLTVVFVYGIDAFNIDTCLLSFGTTNGLSNRSEIADAFSLFPNPIKSQVTIQTGISQLGADYFVYDHTGKLMLTGRIDSENTPVDMSNLSRGIYLFRVGLDLKQTFKAVME
- a CDS encoding DUF434 domain-containing protein — its product is MGQTNRGKEPSDDKLFGSETVHLKLKDAVEDLGHLMGRGYAQKSALALIGNRYKLNVRQQKAVQGMAASAEQVAKRKARSLQYEALENEEVVIDGFNVLILLESFLSGAYLFKGADGFYRDLSSVHGSYKKVTQTSRAIELVGEFYESTKIKKLHWYFDKPVSNSGKLKKLIEEMAMEKGNDWQVSLTFQTDADIVNENKISVSSDAWILDNSTWNFNFLKYIVGKQSAPNIIDLTD
- a CDS encoding T9SS type A sorting domain-containing protein; translated protein: MKLVVLTCLFTISFMVSWGQTLTPVSLEQLVNTDIPTSQFNSQIAADPSGGYVIIWTTAETSGTIMARRYDSSHSPITSELTINTDNSKSINIEYWKNGKYIISFIETSGPTLKFLILDELNVVSAETTVPGSLLKYDLSPKGDSLSFLYSKSSNNQLYLRGYNLSTNNWINTEVLVSEITGSSASYDEPNIVYHPNGRMTAIYHLYINTSGCCTFDRRVMRKTFSSSYLAEAPEYALWSTGSEYNVGNDLDASGNNNGEVIVTTTHGTTSSQRYMRLWILANTGSAIVNNAVLLPVVTTNDWYDYIEGHLYDNGDFLISKSIRTGSYTNPNDNEAYVIYGSNYNASNSGLLRMNSTLAGEQEYVSVAKLPNGGFVGCWSGNGFQGDARGIYSRAYNAVAFPSVSFSNAGTYVVNETGTTITIGVALATQPTANVTVNLSSSDLTEGTISTNQLTFTTSNWNVPQNVIVTGVDDTADDGDITFNLVASTTGSADATYAGLADKNQAIVNKDNDAIMTMPSAQSFCKSTGMSGVNAIITNVGSVITAVTASSNDQNVVDNSDISITNLGSGTYGVSISNLGNNTTGTAQITLTANDGQFNYSGTFNVTTTGVNLVINASSNAICLGQSVTLTASGGQNISWNNGVSNGVAFTPGNTATYTVTADNGSGCSATASQIVTVASAPAVPTITSSGSTAICGTGSVTLTSSAVSGNSWSNGSTNQSITVSTAGTYTVTHSTGGACSATSTPVNVTVGSVPNAPIITPNGPTTFCAGGSVILTSSQAIGNTWSTSANAQSINVTSTNTYMLTYTDGNGCVSPATSILVTVQSAPNVSAGVDQTVCEGTMVTLFGSGAASYVWTGGVTNGTSFPISNQTTFEVTGTGSNGCTATDQVTIFVNNTPNVSAGPNLNICNGESITLNGSGAATYDWDNGVTNGVSFIPTLGTTTYTVTGTSVGGCEAEDQMTVTVNQLPNVTISNIPAFCLSDGAAALNQGSPSGGTYSGTGINGTIFTPATAGLGIHPVTYTYSDLNGCEKTASSTITVDICLGVEELAANQLVVYPNPTIGLTTIELPGEFQYSLLDAQGRIVLQVSASDSSKVDLTAFSDGVYQLLIQSKNEKYTLRIVKN
- the ychF gene encoding redox-regulated ATPase YchF encodes the protein MKCGIVGLPNVGKSTLFNCLSNAKAQSANFPFCTIEPNVGTISVPDPRLEKLESMVNPERVVPTTMEIVDIAGLVKGASKGEGLGNQFLANIRETDAILHVLRCFEDGNIIHVDGRVDPVSDKEIIDIELQLKDLESIEKRIQSLARNLKSGDKEIIKENDLAVAIKAVLEQGKSVRSMSFDEKELEIVQKFQLITSKPVMYVCNVEESAVKTGNAHVEAVREAVKDENAQILIVGAKIEADITELETYEERQMFLEELGLEEPGVNRLIRTAYSLLNLQTYFTAGVKEVRAWTVHVGATAPQAAGVIHTDFEKGFIRAEVMKYNDYTTLGSEAAVKEAGKFKVEGKEYIVQDGDIMHFRFNV